From the Streptomyces sp. NBC_01216 genome, the window CGATGCCAAGGCGTCGGGATGCCGCTGCAGCGGAGTCACCGGGGCATGGCGGCAACGCCGCCAGCGCGCGTGTGAGGGCGTGACCGCCCGGTCGGAGGCCACCCGACAGGCTCTGACGCTCCCGGCCCGACGCGCGGGGTCGCGGGAGGGGCGGCGGACGGGGGTGGGCTCGTGATGTGCCGCGAGCCCGCCCCCGTGCCCGGGGTCACGGCGTCGACCGCGGCCCCAGGATCCGGACCAGCAGGTCGTCGAGGCTCACCAGCCCGCTCGGCGTTCCGTCCGGTCCCTGGACGAGGGCGAGTGAGGCGCGGCGATGGCGCAGCTGTTCCAGCGCGTGGGAGACCGTGTCGGTGGGCGCCAGTCGGGGCACCGGACGGGCGAGGTCGCGCGCGGTGACCTGTCGGCCCCGTGTGCGGGCGACGAGGGCGTCCCGGGCGTGCAGGGTGCCCAGGACGTGGTCTCCGTCGTACACCAGGAGCCGGGACCGGTCGGCTTCGGCGGCGCGGGCGATGACGGCGTCCGGGCCGGCGTCCGCGGGGACGGCGACGAAGTCGGCCGCCGGAGTCTGGAGTTCGGCGACCGGGGTCTGCGGTTCGGTCAGGGAACGGGTGATGAGCTGGGAGTCCGTCGAGTCGATCAGACCGAGGCGCTCGGACTCCGCCACCAGCCGGCCGAGCTGCTCGCGGTCGTGCACGGTGGCCAGTTCTTCGCGAGGACGGACGCGGCACAGCCGTACCAGCGCGTTGCTGACCTTGTCGAGCAGCCGGATCAACGGGCGGACGCACCTGACCAGCGCCCGGAACGGCGGAGTGAGGATCATCGCCGCGCGCTCGGGGTGGGCGATGGCCCAGGACTTGGGCGCCATCTCGCCGACGACCATGTGCAGGAAGACCACGACGATCATGGCGACGGCGAAGGAGATCCCCGAGCTGAGCGCGGTCGGCAGGCCGAGCCCCACCAGCAGCGGGTCGAGTTCGTGTGAGACGGCCGGCTTGGAGATCGAGCCGAGGCCGAGGGTGCAGACGGTGATGCCGAGTTGCGCTCCGGCGAGCATCAGCGACAGTTCACGCATGCCGGCGAGGGCGGCCCCGGCGCCGCGGCGGCCCTCGGCGGCGGCCTTCTCGACACGGTGGCGCTTCGAGGCGACGAGCGCGAACTCGGCGGCGACGAAGAAGCCGCTGCCGATCAGGAGCAGGAGGGTGACGAAGACCGCCACGGGGAAGCTCACGCCTGGGTCTCCTCGGCGGTCGGCCGCACCTGTTCGAGGCGGACGCGTTCGGGTACGTGCCGGTCGAGGCCGAGCACCTCGATGTGGACGTCGTCGATGACGAGCCGGTCCCCGATCGCGGGGAAGCGGCCGAGCCGGTCGATGATCAGCCCCGCCACGGTGTCGTAGTCGTCGTCCTCGGGCAGGGTGATGCCGGTGGCCTCGTCGATCTCGTCGAGGCGCCGGCCCGCGTCCACACGCCAGCCGGAGCCGTCGGGTACGGCGAGGTCGACGACGGTGTCGCTCTCGTCCGCGATGTCGCCGACGAGTTCCTCGGCGATGTCCTCGTAGGCGATGATGCCGGCGACGCCGCCGTGCTCGTCGAGGACGACGGCGAACTCGTCGCCGCGTTCCCGCATCCGTGCCACGGCACCCGGCAGCCGCAGTGTGTCGGGGAGCAGCAGGGGGTGCCGGGCGGCCTCGCCCGCGGTCGTGGTGGCGAAGGTTTCGGCGGGCAGGCGGACGAGCTCCCGCACACCGACCACTCCGGCGATGTCGTCCGGATGGTCGCCGAGGACCGGGTAGTTGGAGTGTCCGTGGCGGCCGATGAGCGCGACGGCCTCGGTGAGCGGGGCGTCCTTGCGTACGAACACGGCGTCGGCGCGCGGCACCATGACCTCGTCCAGGGTCCGCTCCGAGAACGCCAGTGCGTGGTCGAGGAGTTCGGCGGTGTCGGCCGGAAGACCGCCCCCTTCGTGCGATGCGCCGATCAGATGGCTCAGCTCCTCCAGAGTGGCCCCGTGGTGGAGTTCCTCGACGGGTTCGATGCCCACGGCGCGCAGCAGCCGGGCGGCGGCGCCGTCGAAGACGCGTACCGCGGGTCCGACGATCTTCAGGTACAGGAGCGTGGAGGGGGCCAGGGATTTGGCGAGCCGTTCGGGGACGGCGAGTGCGAGGTTCTTCGGGGCCAGTTCGCCGAGGACCATCTGGAGGAAGGTGGCGAGCGCGAAGGCGAGCACGACGGAGATCGCCGAGACGGCGCCGTCCGGCAGCCCGGTGCCCTCCAGGGCCGGCCTGAGCAGCGCGGAGACGGACGGTTCGGCGAGGAAGCCGACGACCAGGCCCGTGACGGTGATGCCGAGCTGGGCACCGGACAGCATGAAGGAGAGGCGTTCGAGGACCGTCAGCGCGCGGCGGGCGCGCTTGTCCCCCGCCTCGGCCTCGCGGGCGAGGGCGAGGCGGTCGGCGGCGACGTAGGCGAATTCCTGGGCGACGAAGTATCCGGTGCCCGCGGTGAGGACGAGAACGGCCAGCAGGCCGAGAACGGCGCTCATCGGGGGCACCGCGCCGGGTCGGTGGTCGTCGGGCGGGCGGGCACGGAGGGTCTCCTTCGGGAAGGCCGGGCAAGGGTCGGTCGGGTTCGAGTATCGGGGTGCGGCCGGCCGCGGGTGCCCCCGGGGCGCGGTGGGCGGCGCGTCGCGGGGCGGAGTGGGGCGGACGGACGGACGGCGGGAGCGCGGTGCGAGGGGGCCGGCGGCGGGCCCGGAGCTCCTTCGTGTCCGTGCGACGGGAGGCGGGACAGGTCCTCCCGCGCTCGGCACCCACCGTAAGGGAGGGGTCGGGACGCTTGTGCGGTCGGGGAGTTGAGCCGCGCGAGACCCCCCACACCCCTATGCTCTACAGGCATGTAGAGGAGCGGTGGATCACCGTTCCACCACACCACGCGTACAGACGAAGGAGTGAACGCCACGATGGTGTTCAAGAAGCTGCTCGGCTCGCTCGGCGTCGGCGGTCCCGCCGTGGACACGGTCCTCGACCCGGGCGCCGTCGCACCGGGAGGCATGCTCGGCGGCCGGGTCCATCTGAGGGGCGGCGGGGCCGACTTCACGGTCGAGCACCTCACCCTGGAGCTCGTGGCCCGTGTCGAGGCGGAACACGAGGACGGGGAGTCGGAGGGTTTCGTCGCCTTCCACCGCGAGGTCGTCGGCGGAGGCTTCCGTCTCCCGGAGGGCGAGGAGTACAGCGTGCCGTTCTCCCTCACGCTCCCCTGGGAGACGCCCGTCACGGAGCTGTACGGCCAGGGGCTCGGCATCACGCTGGGCGTGCGCACGGAGCTCGGCGTGGCCGGCGCGAGGGACAAGGGCGACCTCGACCCACTGGCGGTGCGGCCCCTGCCCGTCCAGGAGGCGGTCTTGGAGGCCCTCGGACGGCTGGGATTCGGGTTCCGGTCCGCCGACCTGGAGCTCGGCCACATCCGGGGCACCGGCCAGCGGCTCCCCTTCTACCAGGAGATCGAGCTCACTCCGGCGCCGCAGTACGCGCACCAGGTCAACGAGATCGAGCTGACCTTCCTGGCCGGGCCCGGCGGCCTGGAGGTCGTCCTGGAGGCCGACAAGCGCGGCGGGTTCCTCTCCGAGGGACATGACGTGGTCACCCGCTTCGCCGTCGGCCACCACGACGTCGAACACCTCGACTGGAACGCCGAGGTGACCGGCTGGATCGAACGGCTCGTCGGTCACCACGCCGGGGCAGGCTACGGGGCGCACGCGTCCTACGACCACGGACAGCACGGGTCTCACGGGTTCGACGAACGGCATCACGGACACGGCTCCGGAGCGGGCACGGCGATCGCCGCGGGCGCGGCCGGTCTGGCCGTGGGGGTCGTCGGCGGCATGGTCGCCGCGGAAGTCGTCGACGAGGTGGGCGACTTCTTCGAGGGGGACGACGAGGACGAGGAGGAGGGTGGGGACGAGGACTGATGCCCGGCCAGAGGGCCGGACACGCCCCCGGCGGCTGCCCCGCGCGGCGCACGGAATGCTGATAACTTCTACAATATTGTAGAAACCAAGTGGGCGTCAGGGCCGTCACTCGAGTCGGCCCGGACGGCCTCCGACACGCAACGGAGTTCTCGATGGCCCTGTGGGACCGCGTCAAGGAGTCCGCATCGACGATGCAGACCCAGCTGATCGCGAAGAAGAACGACCTCAAGAGCGGCGCGTTCCGCGACGCGAGCATGGCGATGTGCGCGCTCGTGGCCGCCGCCGACGGAACGATCGACCCGTCCGAGCGGCGCCGGGTCGCCCAGCTGATCTCCACCAACGAGGTGCTCCAGAACTTCGACGCGCTCGACCTGCAGCGCCGTTTCGACGACAACCTGAACCGCCTGACCGCCGACTTCGACTTCGGCAAGGTGAGTGTGCTCCAGGAGATCGCCAAGGCGAAGAAGAAGCCCGCCGAGGCACGCGCCGTCATCCAGATCGGCATCGTCATCGGCGGCGCCGACGGCGACTTCGACAAGACCGAGCAGGCCATCGTCCGCGAGGCCTGCTACGCGCTGGACCTGCCGCCCCACGAGTTCGACCTCTGACAGAAGGTCAACAGACCGGTACGCCCCGGCACGGGCGCTTCGCGAGACGCGCGCCCGCGCCGCGGCCTGCCCGCTACAAGGGCGTGGCCGCGTGCAGGATCGCGCACAGCGTGACCGCCGAGTTCGCCGAGGCGACGGCGGACACCGTCGTCCCCACCGCCGCACCCCACGCGGCCAGCCCCACCGCGGTGAACGCCGGGGGCCAGGCGCGCGGGGCCGGTGGCGGCGCCAGCAGCGCCGCCACCCTCCTCGGCACCGGGCCGGCGACGGACGCGAACCCGGCCAGCGTCGGCACGGGCGCGCCCGACGAGACCAGGGCCGACTTCCCGACGGCGCGGGCGACCGTCCGGCGGCTGCCGATCCTGGCGGCGGCCTCCTCGTCCGCCCAGCGCTCGGCCGTGTAGGTCACGGCGGTGCACAGGGGACGCAGAAACGGGTTGGCCCGTGCCGCCACCCGGACGACCAGCAGGAATCGGTGGTGCCGCCGCTCCAGGTGGGCGCGTTCGTGCGCGAACAGCGCCCGGCGCTCGGCCGCGCTCAGCCCCGCCAGGATGCCGCGGCTGACGACGACCCGGCCGGGCCGCCCGGGGAGCGCGTACGCGTAGGGGGCGTCGTCGGGCAGCACGGCGACCGAGCGGGAGGGCAGCGAACCGAGCGCCCGCTCCGCCCGTCTCCGGGCACGCCCGTGCCGTCGCAGGGTGCGTCCGACGGCAAGCACGACCGCCAGCAGAGCGGGGATCGCCGCCCGGCCGGCGATCTCGTCGTACGGGACCGCCGCCCGCACCTCCGGGTCCGACCAGCCGTCGGGCAGCGGATTGCCCGGGAGCTGGGCCGTGCCGACGACCATGAGCAGAGCGAGACAGAGCGTGCTGCACAGAGCCAGCACGGCGGCGACCCCGGTCAGCATCCGCGTCGCCGTACGCGGGTGCAGATGCTGCTCCGCCAGCCGGGCGACGGGCCACGCGGTCAGCGGCAGGACGAGCGGAAGGAAGACGAAGACCCCCATGGCGTCAGTCTTCCCCCTCCTCCCCGGCCTGCGCCAGCAGCCCCCGGAGCAGTTGCTCCTCCGTCGCGGACAGGCCGGTCACGAAACGTGCGAGCACCGCCTCACGGTCGCACTCGGCGTCCAGGACCTTGCGCATCCGCAGCGCGGCGAGCCCTGCCTGGTCCGCCACGGCCGTCCACTCGAAGGACCGGCCCGACCGCTCCCGGGCCACCGCGCCCTTGGCGTGAAGGCGCGTCAGGATCGTGATCACCGTGGTGTAGGCGAGATCACCGCCGAGCAACTCCTGGACCCGGCCGGCGGTCGCGGGCCGGCCGGACGACCGCACGGCGGCCAGGACGAGGGCCTCCAGCTCGCCCTGCCCGCGCCGCCGCGGCGCCGGTCCGGCGTCGCACCGGCCCCGGTCCGCCGTCCCGTGGTCCGTCATCCGTCAGCCTCCCGCCTGTCCCTACCACAGCCCCGATGCCCCGGAGAGCCGCGCTCGGGGGCTCGGGGCGGTTCATCGTACTGACCCGATACCCGCCGTCCCACCGCCGTTCGCCCGCGCGTCCGCGCGCCGACCGCGGGCGGACGTACAACGAAGCCACGACGGCACCCGGCGCTCCGGTTCCCCCGGCTTCTACGCCACTGTAGATTTATGCGCACGACTCGGGGAAAGGAACACGACATGGGTGTGAGTCTGGGCAAGGGCGGCAACGTCTCGCTGAGCAAGGAGGCACCCGGACTGACGGCGGTCCTGGTCGGCCTGGGCTGGGACGTCCGCACGACGACCGGCGCCGACTACGACCTCGACGCCAGCGCGCTGCTCCTGAACGACACGGGGAAGGTCGCCTCCGACCGGCACTTCGTCTTCTACAACAACCTGACCAGCCCGGACGGTTCGGTCGAGCACACCGGCGACAACCTCACCGGCGAGGGGGAGGGAGACGACGAGTCGATCAAGGTCGACCTGTCGACCGTTCCGGCGGACATCAGCCGCATCGTCTTCCCGGTCTCCATCCACGACGCCGACAACCGCGGCCAGAGCTTCGGCCAGGTCCGCAACGCGTTCATCCGCGTGGTCAACCAGGCCGGCGGCGCGGAACTCGCCCGCTACGACCTCTCCGAGGACGCCGCCACCGAGACCGCGATGATCTTCGGCGAGCTCTACCGGCACGGCGCGGAGTGGAAGTTCCGCGCGGTCGGGCAGGGCTACGCCTCCGGACTCGCCGGAATCGCCGGGGACTTCGGCGTCAACGTCTGACCTCGTCCACCGGCCGGCGACAACCACGCGTCGGTCGACGGCCGGCACCCCGGCCCCTCGCACCGACCGGAAACGGAGCCCCATGTTCGGCATCAGCGAGATCGCGATCCTCCTGATCGTCGTCATCATCGTGCTCGGCGCCAAGAAGCTGCC encodes:
- a CDS encoding tellurite resistance TerB family protein, which gives rise to MALWDRVKESASTMQTQLIAKKNDLKSGAFRDASMAMCALVAAADGTIDPSERRRVAQLISTNEVLQNFDALDLQRRFDDNLNRLTADFDFGKVSVLQEIAKAKKKPAEARAVIQIGIVIGGADGDFDKTEQAIVREACYALDLPPHEFDL
- a CDS encoding M56 family metallopeptidase gives rise to the protein MGVFVFLPLVLPLTAWPVARLAEQHLHPRTATRMLTGVAAVLALCSTLCLALLMVVGTAQLPGNPLPDGWSDPEVRAAVPYDEIAGRAAIPALLAVVLAVGRTLRRHGRARRRAERALGSLPSRSVAVLPDDAPYAYALPGRPGRVVVSRGILAGLSAAERRALFAHERAHLERRHHRFLLVVRVAARANPFLRPLCTAVTYTAERWADEEAAARIGSRRTVARAVGKSALVSSGAPVPTLAGFASVAGPVPRRVAALLAPPPAPRAWPPAFTAVGLAAWGAAVGTTVSAVASANSAVTLCAILHAATPL
- a CDS encoding BlaI/MecI/CopY family transcriptional regulator, coding for MTDHGTADRGRCDAGPAPRRRGQGELEALVLAAVRSSGRPATAGRVQELLGGDLAYTTVITILTRLHAKGAVARERSGRSFEWTAVADQAGLAALRMRKVLDAECDREAVLARFVTGLSATEEQLLRGLLAQAGEEGED
- a CDS encoding TerD family protein — translated: MGVSLGKGGNVSLSKEAPGLTAVLVGLGWDVRTTTGADYDLDASALLLNDTGKVASDRHFVFYNNLTSPDGSVEHTGDNLTGEGEGDDESIKVDLSTVPADISRIVFPVSIHDADNRGQSFGQVRNAFIRVVNQAGGAELARYDLSEDAATETAMIFGELYRHGAEWKFRAVGQGYASGLAGIAGDFGVNV
- a CDS encoding hemolysin family protein, whose product is MSAVLGLLAVLVLTAGTGYFVAQEFAYVAADRLALAREAEAGDKRARRALTVLERLSFMLSGAQLGITVTGLVVGFLAEPSVSALLRPALEGTGLPDGAVSAISVVLAFALATFLQMVLGELAPKNLALAVPERLAKSLAPSTLLYLKIVGPAVRVFDGAAARLLRAVGIEPVEELHHGATLEELSHLIGASHEGGGLPADTAELLDHALAFSERTLDEVMVPRADAVFVRKDAPLTEAVALIGRHGHSNYPVLGDHPDDIAGVVGVRELVRLPAETFATTTAGEAARHPLLLPDTLRLPGAVARMRERGDEFAVVLDEHGGVAGIIAYEDIAEELVGDIADESDTVVDLAVPDGSGWRVDAGRRLDEIDEATGITLPEDDDYDTVAGLIIDRLGRFPAIGDRLVIDDVHIEVLGLDRHVPERVRLEQVRPTAEETQA
- a CDS encoding sporulation protein, with protein sequence MVFKKLLGSLGVGGPAVDTVLDPGAVAPGGMLGGRVHLRGGGADFTVEHLTLELVARVEAEHEDGESEGFVAFHREVVGGGFRLPEGEEYSVPFSLTLPWETPVTELYGQGLGITLGVRTELGVAGARDKGDLDPLAVRPLPVQEAVLEALGRLGFGFRSADLELGHIRGTGQRLPFYQEIELTPAPQYAHQVNEIELTFLAGPGGLEVVLEADKRGGFLSEGHDVVTRFAVGHHDVEHLDWNAEVTGWIERLVGHHAGAGYGAHASYDHGQHGSHGFDERHHGHGSGAGTAIAAGAAGLAVGVVGGMVAAEVVDEVGDFFEGDDEDEEEGGDED
- a CDS encoding hemolysin family protein produces the protein MSFPVAVFVTLLLLIGSGFFVAAEFALVASKRHRVEKAAAEGRRGAGAALAGMRELSLMLAGAQLGITVCTLGLGSISKPAVSHELDPLLVGLGLPTALSSGISFAVAMIVVVFLHMVVGEMAPKSWAIAHPERAAMILTPPFRALVRCVRPLIRLLDKVSNALVRLCRVRPREELATVHDREQLGRLVAESERLGLIDSTDSQLITRSLTEPQTPVAELQTPAADFVAVPADAGPDAVIARAAEADRSRLLVYDGDHVLGTLHARDALVARTRGRQVTARDLARPVPRLAPTDTVSHALEQLRHRRASLALVQGPDGTPSGLVSLDDLLVRILGPRSTP